In the genome of Arachis hypogaea cultivar Tifrunner chromosome 9, arahy.Tifrunner.gnm2.J5K5, whole genome shotgun sequence, the window TTGCAACGGTATCTTTCTTATTTAAATGCCAAACAAAGAAAGGTTTTAAGATGCCAATAATCATGACCATTATATTGAGAGATGGTGTTGATCTAATTGAATTTACTTCTTTTTCTGTGGTTTGAAGGTTGAGAAAGATGGGAGGTCTTGAGTGGGATAATGTTGTGAATAAGCATCAGGCATGGAGACTTGTCACTTGCATTTGGTTACATGCTGGAATTATTCATTTGCTAGCAAACATGTTGAGTCTGGTCTTCATTGGTATTCGGCTTGAGCAGCAATTTGGATTTGGTATGTGATTTAGTGAGAATGAGAAACATTTAAACTTGCTATTTTTGCTGCAATCTGATCCATGGAAACCTTTCTGGCAGTGAGAATAGGAATCATATATCTAGTGTCTGGATTTGGGGGGAGTGTGCTGTCTACTCTGTTCATTAGAAACAACATCTCTGTTGGTGCATCTGGTGCTCTCTTTGGACTTCTTGGAGCAATGCTTTCGGAACTTTTCACAAACTGGACCATCTATTCAAATAAAGTGAGAGTCTTCATCATGCTAATTTGAGATTTGAGATTCCATTAATTATTGACTCTGACTCCCATATTGTTGCAAATTTGAAGGCAATGGCTCTGATCACACTTTTGGTCATCATTGTCATCAACCTTGCCCTTGGCATTTTGCCCCACGTTGATAATTTCGCTCACATCGGAGGATTCCTTACCGGATTCCTTCTCGGTTTCATTTTGCTGCCCCGTCCTCAGTTTGGTTGGTTAGAGCAGCGTCATCTTCCGGCCGGTGTTCGCCTCAAGTCCAAGTACAAGGCTTACCAGTATGTTCTATGGATACTCTCCCTTCTTCTCTTGATTGCCGGGTAAGTAATTAAGTTCCTTCCTTCATTTTAATTTGTTCTCTTTTTATGATAAAACTATAATGAAtcatttgcttgatttcaggttATCAATTGCATTGGTGATGCTATTTCGGGGTGAAAATGGATATGATCACTGCCATTGGTGCCACTACCTTACATGCGTTCCAACTTCTAAATGGAAATGCAATGACACTTAAACACACTAGTTAATGCTACCAATTTtcttttctcatatgtatagtcATAGACCATAGCTCTTAGATACTGCCTTCTTTTCTCTTAATTATTTGTTTTTCGACGTCTAAAATTTGTTGTATTTGTGTGGATTTGTCtctgcctttttttttttcaatacataTATGTAGTATACataaagataaatttatttttattagaatccATTTTTCATCTCATCTCAGAACAGCTTTCCTGTGGTCCATTTCTATCCTGACGTGTAAAACAAGTAAACTAATTTAATGAATTCAAAATCAATCACAAAATAACATGTCAGAAAATACTAATGTCCTATTCCCATAAGAAAGGTAGGTCATGAACATCCAAAAGAAGATGTTTTAAGAACTAAGCAAATTAGGTAGATAACGCAATGGGTGAGTGTGCCAAGAATGGGACACCTCACCATAATAACTGCTCATTTCTTAAATTCTAAACTTAAAGGTTTCGTGCTACTGTCTGTTTCAAAACCCAAAAGACACAGAAAAAACAATATTCAGACAATGGCGTCGCCCGGACTCGAACCGGAGACCTTCAGTGTGTTAGACTGACGTGATAACCAACTACACCACGACACCCTGATGCTGTTAccacagtttaattattttactgACAAAGATGAATAGAACTCGTATGGTCAAAAATTatgttgaaaatttgaaatagtTGCATCATGCATACCTCAAAGTTCACTTAAAATTCATGTTAAGACCACGAGCAACACATTGCACACCAACCAAGCATTCCCCCCATGTATATACATGCCTATATAATTTTATGATGTACTGGAAGTATTACACTGAAGAAGCAGATTGTGATTGAACCTTATAACAATAAACAAATGGAAAGCTACAAAGCAATGATAATACTTTTGGCAGTGATGTTAATTTCATATGTCCCATTTGCACCTGCAGTCATAGATTGCCCAATAGTGAACCAGCTATTCTTAGCATGCTCCATATTCATCACATATGGCTCGCCAGACCCCATGCCAGGAACACCATGTTGTGATGCAATGTCTGGATTGAACATCATTGCTAATGCTAACTCTGGTGACAATAGGCAATCTGTTTGTAGGTGCTTAATGGGCCTCATTGAAACCTACAACCCAAATGCCACTGCTATTGGTACCTTACCGGGCCTCTGTGGTGTCTCTTTGGGCTTCACCATTGATCCTAACACAAACTGCGGTTTCTAATTAACTCTTGTGGATGCATGCATGTGATGTAGGTGGGAAACTCAATCTTTTAGCAATATTTTCATGCATAGTCATAATGCACAATGCAATTCTTTCATGATGAATTATGATAATAGTCTTTTCTTTCACTATGCAGGCTCATTTAACACATTTAGGAATAATTGTTCAAGGATCTATAACAGatcaaataaaatagaaaatgttCAGACTTGGAGGAGTTTTTAAAGTTTCAGTCATGCAGAATGTAACAATAATAAAGTGATGGTTTTGATTTCAGATACTAGATTTTAATTATTGTACATTATATTAGTGTAATGTAATGCAATTAAAGTTTGATTTCATGgaaaatgaaagaagaaaaaaaatgaaagatctGATTGGTTCTAATCTCTACTAACCACTTGAGTGATACTTATCCTACAAAATAGGACATAGGCTATGGTTCACtgttttgtaattaattatgtttGGTGGTTGTTGGATGTGTAGAGCAATGATCTCAACCATCTCCAAATGCATCCATTGTGCCTAGTACCTCACTTAATTAAACTAAGCTATGCAGCAGTGAAAGCTTTCAATGTTTGGTACCCACACCCATGCATATGTCACACCATTTTTTATGGGTAAGGATGTGTCAACTTTAATAATAACATTGTATGCATTATTATTTATCACCAACTGTACTATTCTATGATACTGCTCTTTCTCACGGTACTACATATGTCTAGGTGAAGGCAATTCAACTCATTCATTATTATTACCAACATACATACCAACAAGTAACACCAGATGTTTCTAAAGAGAATGATTATGCCAAGACgaaaatccaaatccaattcCGTATCAATCTTTTTCGGTTGTTGAACTTATAGTTTATTAGCAGTTCAATTCCATATTGATTCAAACAAATTTAagctgtttttttctttttcctttaacTTGTACATCAATGATTAAAGTTAATGATTTTGGCATAATATGAACCAAGGCACCACACTCttgcaaaagaagtaaaagaaaagTGCATTCTAAGTTGTCATTTAATGAAAAATCATACACTATAAAAGAGAGGTGGGGTTAGATGAAACATATATAAGAGGGGTACCCCTATCATGAACATAAGATTTGACATGAGCAATTTGGGAGGATCCAAGGCCAGAGTTCCCTCACCTTGTCccgagggaaaaaaaaaaaccttgaacACAAAAACCCAGTTTTTTTGGGTTTGGGGGGGTTGAGTACTTATGGTGTCATATGTCACTTCATTTGTGAATTATTTCGTCCTTTTTGTTTTCACACGTCCGTTTCTGAATAATATGGACCACCGAAAGGGCCTAACTAGAATGAAAGCTACTACTATGCTATCTACCTTCCGTGAATTCACAGTggataaataaatatacaaaggAAAATatcaaaagaagcaagaaaaacaTGACATAATTGATTTTAATGGATTAAATCCTCTAGGTAATGTTATGAACTAACTATTGTAGAAGTTGGAGACAAAGTTTGATAACTTTACCTAAAGATAGAAAATCGAGGATTCAGCCCTCGATATAGGCAAGAATTTATACACGGAATTTGAGAGTAGCTAGCAATGTACCTTTTTGCTAAGAGGAATAGTTCTAGACAAGAGAACTTAGTCCGTTACTATATATAGCTTGATGAGAAGTTACAAAAGCATTGATAATGAATATTATTATTTAGTGTGCATAAGGATATATTCAAAGACATGCATGCAAGCAATGTCACCTTAAATTGGTAACCCCAATTCTATTGAAACGACTACTTGACACTTTACTCCTCAAATGTGAATGATAGTGAAGAAGAGTATTATTGGAACAAGCGTATCCGTATCTATCATAATCAAGTCTCTGTCTTGGTGCACTCTGCGATCTAACCTTAGCTCTAGAAGAGTGCGTGTTGGACATGTAGTTGGGGTGCCCTGCATAGCCATGGAAGGAGCACTCGCTCCTTGTGGGCGTAAAGGGTCCACCCTGCCTCCTAGATGATGACGAAGACAATAATGTTTGCGGGCTGTTATCGGCGGTTCTTGAACatacttcttcttttcctttcatTGACCTTAGTGGCGGTTTCCATGTGTCTACTTCCAGAATCTTGTCACTCATCTTCTCCTCATCGTCGTctctgttttctctttctttcgtCCATCGCTCTAACCAACTCGAACCAAACCGTGCCCCTCTCTCCCACTCGCTGTTCCTGAAGTTCGCATTGGAACTACATCTCTGCCACCAGTTCAACAAGAAAATTTATG includes:
- the LOC112711673 gene encoding RHOMBOID-like protein 3 isoform X2, whose product is MSSMGGRDLESGGTKNTSRAPPQAAAVSSSSSSYAYDPETHWTSWLVPMFVVANIAVFIVAMYINDCPKNNIGLQGNCVARFLGRFSFQPLRENPLLGPSSSTLRKMGGLEWDNVVNKHQAWRLVTCIWLHAGIIHLLANMLSLVFIGIRLEQQFGFVRIGIIYLVSGFGGSVLSTLFIRNNISVGASGALFGLLGAMLSELFTNWTIYSNKFGWLEQRHLPAGVRLKSKYKAYQYVLWILSLLLLIAGLSIALVMLFRGENGYDHCHWCHYLTCVPTSKWKCNDT
- the LOC112711673 gene encoding RHOMBOID-like protein 3 isoform X1, which gives rise to MSSMGGRDLESGGTKNTSRAPPQAAAVSSSSSSYAYDPETHWTSWLVPMFVVANIAVFIVAMYINDCPKNNIGLQGNCVARFLGRFSFQPLRENPLLGPSSSTLRKMGGLEWDNVVNKHQAWRLVTCIWLHAGIIHLLANMLSLVFIGIRLEQQFGFVRIGIIYLVSGFGGSVLSTLFIRNNISVGASGALFGLLGAMLSELFTNWTIYSNKAMALITLLVIIVINLALGILPHVDNFAHIGGFLTGFLLGFILLPRPQFGWLEQRHLPAGVRLKSKYKAYQYVLWILSLLLLIAGLSIALVMLFRGENGYDHCHWCHYLTCVPTSKWKCNDT
- the LOC112711674 gene encoding putative non-specific lipid-transfer protein 14 translates to MESYKAMIILLAVMLISYVPFAPAVIDCPIVNQLFLACSIFITYGSPDPMPGTPCCDAMSGLNIIANANSGDNRQSVCRCLMGLIETYNPNATAIGTLPGLCGVSLGFTIDPNTNCGF